From the genome of Sander lucioperca isolate FBNREF2018 chromosome 1, SLUC_FBN_1.2, whole genome shotgun sequence, one region includes:
- the sybl1 gene encoding vesicle-associated membrane protein 7 isoform X2, with protein sequence MAILFAVVARGTTILAKHAWCGGNFLEVTEQILAKIPSENNKLTYSHGSYLFHYICHDRIIYLCITDDDFERSRAFSFLSEVKKRFQTTYGSRAQTALPYAMNSEFSSTLAAQMKHHSDQRGSDRVTETQMQVDDLKGIMVRDIDLVAQRGEKLELLIDKTENLVDSSVTFKTTSRNLARAMCMKNLKLTIVIVLVCLVILYIIVSAACGGLSWPTCVK encoded by the exons ATGGCAATCCTGTTTGCTGTGGTGGCTCGGGGAACCACCATCCTGGCAAAGCATGCATGGTGTGGTGGCAACTTCCTGGAAGTGACTGAACAGATTTTAGCCAAAATCCCATCAGAGAATAACAAATTGACCTACAGCCACGGCAG ctaTCTCTTTCATTACATCTGCCATGACAGAATCATATACCTGTGTATCACTGATGAT gaCTTTGAGAGGTCACGGGCATTCAGCTTCCTCAGTGAAGTCAAGAAGCGCTTCCAGACAACGTACGGGTCGAGAGCACAAACTGCCCTGCCTTATGCCATGAACAGTGAGTTCTCCTCAACACTGGCAGCTCAGATG AAACACCACTCCGACCAACGAGGATCAGATCGTGTCACTGAGACTCAGATGCAGGTGGATGACCTAAAGGGCATTATGGTCCGCGACATAG ACTTGGTAgctcagagaggagagaagcTGGAGTTGCTGATtgacaagacagaaaatctGGTTGATTCA TCGGTCACGTTTAAGACCACAAGTCGTAACCTGGCTCGAGCCATGTGTATGAAGAACCTCAAGCTGACTATTGTCATTGTGCTGGTGTGCCTG GTGATCCTTTACATAATCGTTTCTGCTGCCTGCGGAGGCCTCAGCTGGCCCACTTGTGTCAAATGA
- the sybl1 gene encoding vesicle-associated membrane protein 7 isoform X1, with translation MLETGAKLASLDSVDTSSLSSSASNISLFFCVLSACNRAETLAVAMAILFAVVARGTTILAKHAWCGGNFLEVTEQILAKIPSENNKLTYSHGSYLFHYICHDRIIYLCITDDDFERSRAFSFLSEVKKRFQTTYGSRAQTALPYAMNSEFSSTLAAQMKHHSDQRGSDRVTETQMQVDDLKGIMVRDIDLVAQRGEKLELLIDKTENLVDSSVTFKTTSRNLARAMCMKNLKLTIVIVLVCLVILYIIVSAACGGLSWPTCVK, from the exons ATGTTGGAAACTGGCGCTAAATTAGCTTCTTTGGACAGCGTTGACACATCGAG CCTCTCTTCCTCTGCCAGTAACATCTCACTGTtcttttgtgtgttgtcagcGTGTAATAGAGCAGAAACACTAGCTGTTGCCATGGCAATCCTGTTTGCTGTGGTGGCTCGGGGAACCACCATCCTGGCAAAGCATGCATGGTGTGGTGGCAACTTCCTGGAAGTGACTGAACAGATTTTAGCCAAAATCCCATCAGAGAATAACAAATTGACCTACAGCCACGGCAG ctaTCTCTTTCATTACATCTGCCATGACAGAATCATATACCTGTGTATCACTGATGAT gaCTTTGAGAGGTCACGGGCATTCAGCTTCCTCAGTGAAGTCAAGAAGCGCTTCCAGACAACGTACGGGTCGAGAGCACAAACTGCCCTGCCTTATGCCATGAACAGTGAGTTCTCCTCAACACTGGCAGCTCAGATG AAACACCACTCCGACCAACGAGGATCAGATCGTGTCACTGAGACTCAGATGCAGGTGGATGACCTAAAGGGCATTATGGTCCGCGACATAG ACTTGGTAgctcagagaggagagaagcTGGAGTTGCTGATtgacaagacagaaaatctGGTTGATTCA TCGGTCACGTTTAAGACCACAAGTCGTAACCTGGCTCGAGCCATGTGTATGAAGAACCTCAAGCTGACTATTGTCATTGTGCTGGTGTGCCTG GTGATCCTTTACATAATCGTTTCTGCTGCCTGCGGAGGCCTCAGCTGGCCCACTTGTGTCAAATGA